Part of the Pseudomonadota bacterium genome is shown below.
CGTAGACCGTGAGCGTCTGGAGCGCGCCATTCAGTCAGTGCTCGCCGGATTCAGGCCGACCCGCTCAGAGGCCGACCGCCGCTACCGGCGACTGCTCGTCTCAGCGCACCGGCACAGTCGCCGGGGAGACGACCTCGCAGACCTGCTCAGCGAACCGTGGCAGCGTCAAGCCTCACAACCGTCCCAGTACCGCCCAAACGCCCCTGAGAGCCACCTGGAGGGATTCCGTGGGCTAGGGCTAGGTCAGGCCGCGGACGCACCGCCAGAGCCTTAGAGAGCCGCCTAGCCCGCCCGGTCAGTACCGGAGACTGGGGTCGAGATGCGAAACGCGCACAGACCCATACCCCAGTCCATGGGCATTCTGAGACCGCCGCAGATTGCACGACCAAATGCAACCTGAACCACTGTAAGGACTCTCCCCTCGTGGTCTGGCGATGAGTCTCCCCTCGACTTCCCGGCGTGAGTGAGCGTGAATCAGGGTGCGCGAGGGTGCTCGTCGTGGGTACTCCCCTCGACCTCTGGCGTGGAGTCTCCCCCAGTACTTGCATAGTTGCTTGCAAGTGTGTACGCTTATGCCATGACCAAGCAGACAGACTCCCTCCCTCTCGCTCTCGTCTATGTGCGCGTCAGCACCGGCAGGCAGGTCTCAGAGGGACACTCCCTCGACTCCCAGACCCAGACGCTCACCGCCGCAGCTGAGGCCAAGGGCTACCGCGTCGAGGTCGTCGCAGACGAGGGCAAGTCCGGCAGCAAGGTCAGCAACCGCGCCGGGCTCGTCTCTGCTCTCGACCGTCTCGACCGGGGAGAGGCCGCGGCACTATTCGCCCTCGACCTCGACCGCCTCTCCCGCAGCGTGAGCGACTTCTCCCGAATCCTCGACCGGGCTACCCGCCGTAACTGGGCGGTCGTGGTGCTTGGACTGGGCGCAGTGGACACGACCACGCCGGAGGGCCGTCTGGTCGCCCAGATGCTCGCCGCCGCAGCTGAGTACGAGCGCGCCATGGTCAGCAAGC
Proteins encoded:
- a CDS encoding recombinase family protein, whose amino-acid sequence is MTKQTDSLPLALVYVRVSTGRQVSEGHSLDSQTQTLTAAAEAKGYRVEVVADEGKSGSKVSNRAGLVSALDRLDRGEAAALFALDLDRLSRSVSDFSRILDRATRRNWAVVVLGLGAVDTTTPEGRLVAQMLAAAAEYERAMVSKRVKRQHESRRARGIVWGVDAGNRPEVAADTRAEIVARHKAGESLRG